ACTTCTATTGGATTAATCGATTCATCAACTGTGCGATATCGTTTACTATCAATCATACCATCCACATGACATACTGATTGATAACTACAAAATTGACATGGCAATGTTTGTTTATATTTAAGTGGTGATACTTCTGTGTGACCATCCATAATATGTGTTGCTGTATCAATAAAGTTATTTTTATTATGTTCTATAAATTTATAAATGGTTTTTTCATCCGCAACTTGACTACCAGCTTTACTAATAGCACCTTTAGCCGTTAAACCAACTGGTACTATATCGGATTTAAACTTAGGTTCTAATCGAATATCTAATGCATCTAAAACATCTTCATCACTATTAACTAATCCACTCATTTTAAATGATTTAATATAATCTTTTTCTATTTTCTCTTGATCAATTTCCGACCAGTTTTTCAATTTTAATCTTGGCTCATGAACATGGAAATATAGTAATCCGCCTGGCTTAACTATATCTGTTAATCCTAATCTATCTTGATTTTGAAGCACAATATCCATATATGTCATCATTTGCATTTGTAAGCCATAATACACTTTCGTTAAATCAAGCGTAGCACTACTTTCTGACGATTTATAATCGATAATATTAACATAGCTTTGATTGTCTTTAGTATACGTATCAATACGGTCAATTTGACCTCTGATATTAATGGGTACACCTTGTTTAGTTGTTAATGATTGTGCAATTAACTCATCATCAGATTTAGGCTTTTTACGGAAACCTGTTTCAAATTGTTGTGGTTTGAATTTTGTATAATCGCCTTGATATTTTAATGCATTGAGTGTCGTCTCAACAATGGCACCTATTCTTCGTGATAAGTAGCGGTAATATGCAGATGAATTCAGTAAATTAAATTGCACTTTAGGTAGAATAGTTTCTAATGCTTCAGTAGTTAATGACTTGATTTTCTTTTGATCTAAATGTTTAAAATCGCCATTGATACGATCTGAAATGTATTTCAATACAGAATGGAAGATATCACCTAAATCAAAGTTCTGTAATTCATATTTTGTACGTTCATTGAGTCGTAAGCCATGTGAAGCGTAGTGTTTAAATGGACATTGTTGATATCCTTCGAATCTCGATACACTTGCATTGATTGTTTTACCATATAAGTCTTGCGCCAGTGTTTCACTAAGTTGTGTTGTCTCATTATCATAAGTTAAAGACGTAATTAAGTAATCTAGGTCCTTATTTAAATGCTCGTCATCTCTCATAACTTGGTATGCATCTATCCATGTATCTGCTACAATTTCTTCGTCTAACCACGCTCTAAGTGATTCAAACAAATTAATTTTAGTCTGATGTACATGTTCAATTAACGACATAGGTTGCGCTTGATGCATCTGATGGATATTTATCGCATTCAAGTCTTGATAAATATCTTTAATTTGAGCTAAAAATGGACTCATTTCTTTTTCATCACCAGATGCCCCCATTAAACTATATGAAAATGTCACTTTAGATGTTGCACGGCTCATCGCGATATAACACACAAATGCTTCATCCATTTGTAGAATATCTGACGTAGGGCTTAATTCAATTTGGGCATTTTCTTCAAATAATTTCTTTTCATCGTCACTAATTAAACTAGAGGAAGAAATGGGTTGTGGCATTGAACCATCATTCATACCTACTAGGAAGATATGCTTTTTATTATCTACTTTTGCTAAATCCATGGTACCAATACTTACTTGATCTAGTGTTTGTGGAATCATAACAAATTCTAATTGTTCTAATCCTATATCAAACACTTCCAAGAAACGGGATAATGACATATTTTCGTTCTCAAAGACGGTCACTAGGTCATCTAAAATTTGTATTAATCCGTTCCAAATTTGATCAATTTCTTCAGCTTGTTCATGATAGCCATCATTATCTAGCATATCTCTCTCAGTCATCAAATGATTCGGCAATTCAAAATACTCCATACTCTCATAAAATGCCGTCGCAAAATCACGTACTGTTTCGCCTTCATTCATGGCTTGTTCAAAGTGTAAAATTTTATCGATGACATCTGTTTTTAATTTAACTACCTGTTCGAATGTGTCTCTTTCTTCTTGAGTCAGTTGATGTTCTTTACGTCCCATTTTTCTAAAGTTTTCAATATTAAATATCTCATCATCTAACCATTTTTTGCCATATATTCCTCGTTCTATCGCAAAGTTTTCCAATAAATCTATAAGATGGGTGCTATTTTTAAATTGGTCTGTGAGTACATTTGTTTTTAACAAACGCATCATTGCATTGATATGCCAATTAGATTGTATGACTTCGATTAATGAACGAATCATTTCCATAATAGGATGATGTGTCATTGAACGCTTTGTATCGATATTAAATGGAATTTGATATAAAGGTAATATAGATTCAAATAAATCCGCATAAGACGCATCTCTATAGAGGATCGCAATGTCTTGAAAACGTAATTGATTATCTCGTGTGTCTTTATGTATTTGACGTGCGATTTCATTTATTTCTTCTCTCATACTTGATGATTCGAAGATATCGATAAATCCCTCTGATTTCTGTGGCGTGATTTGTAATGCATCAAATTGTGACTCCAATGATTTTAAGTCATTATTTTCAAAGCGATAAATATCTGTAAAGATATTTTTATTTAATTGAATATGCAAATCTTGTGCTATATCTTCGAGATGAGTAAGTACTTCTGAGGGTTTTCTAAATAAACTGAAAGCATCTTGATTGCCATCAGTAGTGAGTAATACTGTTACTTTCTTAGCATGCTTTACCAATGCTTGTATCATTTCATATTCTAATGTTGAAAAGTTGTGGAAGCCATCTATGTATATTTCTGACCGTTTCAACCACTCAGATTGATCCATTTGTTTGATAAATTGACGTAATGAGTCCTCTACTGTAATAAATTGTCCGTGCATTCTCGATTCAAATTGCTTATATATTAAAGAAATATCTTCTAATTTATGTTTTGTTCTTGTTTGAACATGATGTGTATTTAAAAATTCATCTATATGTTCTGGTACAACAGAGTACTTTTTAAAATCTTGAATCTGCTCTGCTAACTTTTCACTAAATCCAAAATATTTAGCTTGCGAACGATATAATTTCATATCATCTTGATATTGTTGTACTAGATGATAAATCATCATTTCTGTCGCAGCCTTAGAAAGTCGCTGTTCCGTAAAGCCTCCAACTTCTTGGAATACTCTATGACTTAATCTTTCAAAGTGAAGTACTTCGGTTCTTAAGCTACCATTCAATGCTTCGTCATTGACAAATGCTTGTTCAAATTGAAATGTACTTTGTGTTGGAGCGATTAAAATAATTGGATCTCCAAGTGGGTCACGTTTCATTTTATCTTTAATTTCGTTAACCATTGCTGTGGATTTACCAGTCCCAGCTCTACCTATATATGCATTTAATTCCATTACAGCCTTCACTCCTTTGACAACATTTTAACACGGGAGTGGTACAGAAATCTCTAAAATTAATATTGAGATTTCGTCGTAACCCCAACTTGCTATGCTTGTAGAATTTCTTTTTGAAATTCTCTATGTTTTGGGTCCCTGCTCCCCTACAAGGTTGACTAGAACTAAGATTAATAGAATATTGATTTTAGTTCAGTCAACTACTGCCAAGTCACTCAATATTATATGTATATTTCTTAACACTACATTTTTATAAATTATTGTTCCTAATAGCTTTCACTATTAGGTAAGTCATACTAATTTGCTTTGCAAAAGTATGACTTTATGCGCACTAGCTTTAGCTAGGGTGATCCTTTAATTTAAATTAATATTGAGATTTCGTCGTAACCATAGCTTTCATTGTTTGTAGAATTTCTTTTTGAAATTCTCTATGTTTGGGTCCCCGCTCCCCGGCAAGGTATGTATAACAAAAAAGCGGTAGACGTCATCACAACATCTACCGCTTCAAATCATATTAATTTTTAGTATTATCTGGATTAAAGTTAAATTTAAATTCATTTAATGGCCAGAATCTGAATGATACTTTACCAACAATTTGATCTTTATCGATTAAGCCGAAAGAACGACTATCTTTACTTACTTCACGATTATCACCTAGAACTAAGTATTTATCTTTAGGTATAACATTAGATTTAGAATTTGCATTAGCTAAATCTTTCACTTGGAAAGTACCTGTAATATATTCAACTTGCTTACGCTTCTCATTATAATTTAAATATGGTTCGTCTTGTTTCTTACCATTAATGTATAATTGGTCTTTTTTATATTGTACTTTATCACCAGGTACCCCAATCACACGTTTTACGTAGTCATCTTTCTTGTTAGCATGAAAAACGATGACATTCCCTTTTTTCACATCACCTATTTTATATCCCATAATATTTACAACTACACGTTCACCGTCTTTTAATGTTGGGTCCATTGAATCACCTTTAATTGTATACGGTTGACCAACAAATTTTCCTATTAAAAACACTAATGCTAAAGCCACTACTATGGCAATAACCCACTCCATAATTTCTTTTTTCAAATTAGACACCTCTTATATTCATTTAAAATCTGTCGTAAATGCTTCAAACGGATAATATTTAATACTTATATCTCCAATAATATTCTTTTTATCAATTAAACCATAGCGTCTAGAGTCTGATTGATTATGATCATTATCATTTAACACAAAATAATGTTTAGGGGAAATGATATCGCCATCAGAATATTTCATATCTCTTAATGAAAAGTTTTTTAATTGTCTATTTTTCGCAAATTTATCTTTAACTTCTCTATCATCACGATAAATTTTATTATTTCTTATTTCAATAGATTGACCTGGTTCGCCTATAATCCTACCAAAATGCGTATGTCCGTCAATGTTGTACATAATAATATCACCAGTATCCAATAAATTGAATGTCACTTTTATTTTATTAACAATTAATCTATCACCTTTAACTAAAGTAGGTGACATATTGTCATCTGTGACAATATCTCCTCTAATTAGGAATGTTTGGATGAACAGTACAATAATAATCGCAAATATTAAGGAAATCAAATATTTAATAACAGTTTTCACTTTTTCACTCCTTAGTAGAGCCCATAAAATGCTTTTCTACTCTTTTACTGATAAACCAAAGTATGATGAAAAAAAGTATAGTCACAATTGCTCTTATCGGATTAGTGAAAATAGTCGTTACTTCTCGTCCCATTATCCCTAATACAGTGATAGAAATCAATTTAGATAAAGTTAGTACAATAAAATAATACTTTGTCTTAATATGTGAAAGGCTTGCTACGACATTAATCAAGGTATTTGGTGTAAATGGAAAGCATAATAATATAAATAATGGTATTAAACCTTGTCTATCAATAAAACTAATTAATCGTTGTACAGATCGCTTAGTTTTAAATTGCTTCATCTTATTTGTGTTGACTAATCGCTTGAATATTAAAAACATAGTAAAAGTACCGGAAACAATACCTAGCCAACAAATGATAATACCTACGATTGCACCATATGTATGCATTATTAATATGACATATAACGTTAGTGGTAATATTGGAATAATCGCACGAAAATAAATGAGCACAAAACCTGGAATATATCCAAATTGCCGAAATAAATCAAACCACTCTTCTAACTGTTCAAACGACAAAATCCCAAATCCTTTCTTCGGTAAACATTACTATATTTATTATAGTTGTAATTATAGCTTTTTGAAACAACTATCTTTTTTGAATTTAATAAATACATCTTAAGACCTAGATTATTCTCAATATAAATATAAATACCGATGAAACTTAATATGTTCCATCGGTATGATTTCAATTATATTTTAATATTTAAAATTAATCATCTTTGCTATGCAATTGATAACTTATAATCTTGCTTCAAGGTCTTTCTTCATATCTTCAAATCCTGGTTTACCAAGTAAAGCAAACATATTTTGTTTATATGCTTCTACACCAGGTTGATTGAATGGATTGACACCTAATTGATAGCCGCTCATAGCACAAGCAAGTTCGAAGAAGTAAACGACATAACCAAATGTTTCTTCATCTAATTGTGGAATGTTAACAACGATATTTGGAACGCCACCATCAGTATGTGCTAATAATGTACCTTCAAACGCTTTTGTATTAACTTCATCAATTGTTTTACCAGCAAGATAATTTAATCCATCTAAATCGTCACTATCTTCTTCAATAGTAAGATCATGTTTTGGATGATTCACTTTTACAACTGTTTCAAATAAGAAACGACGACCTTCTTGTACGTATTGTCCTAATGAATGTAAATCAGTTGTGTAGTTAGCACTTGAAGGATAAATACCTTTAAAGTCTTTACCTTCTGATTCACCGAATAATTGTTTCCACCATTCATTGAAATATTGCATTGAAGGTTCATAGTTAATAAGCATTTCAGTTGTATAACCTTTGCTATACAGAAGGTTACGGATTGTTGCATATTGATAAGCAATATTTTCTTCTAATTTGTCAGAAGATAATTCTTTACGTGCTTTTGCTGCACCAATCATCATTGCTTCAATATTAATACCTGCAGCTGCGATTGGTAATAAACCTACAGCAGTTAAAACTGAATAGCGACCACCTACATCATCAGGTACTACAAATGTTTCATAGCCTTCATTCGTAGCTAATTGTTTCAATGCACCCTTTTGCTTATCAGTTGTAGCAAAGATACGTTTTTTAGCTTCTTCTTTACCATATTTATTCTCAACTAATTGTTTGAATAAACGGAATGCAACTGCTGGTTCTGTAGTTGTACCAGATTTAGAAATAACATTTACAGAAAAATCTTTGTCAGCTAAATAATCTACTAACTCTTTTGTATAGCTTGAAGATAAATGATTACCTACAAACACAATTTCAGGATAGTCATTATTTGTTCTGAATGAAGATGTTAGCATTTCAATAGCAGCACGTGCACCAAGGTATGAACCACCAATACCAATAACAACTAACACGTCAGAATTTGCTTTAATACGTTTAGAAGCTTCTACAATTCTTGAAAACTCTTCTTTATCATAATCAACAGGAAGGTCTACCCAACCCAAGAAATCATTTCCTGCACCAGTTCCTTCATGTATCGTTTTGTGTAATGTCTTCACGATATCTTTTTGTTGTTCTAATTCATGTTCTCCAAAAAATTCTAAAGTTTTACCATAATCTAATTGAATATGAGTCATCTAAAAAGCCTCCTAAGTTTTACTACTTTAATTCTACTAAGTTTGTATATGCTATTCAATTCACAAGTCTCTATTTTATATTCAAAAAGTGAATTTTCAGTGTCATCTTCTTAAATCATCAAAATACCTCCCTTTCTTTATACAATTTTCTAAAAATTATTAATTAATTAAAATGCCTACAAATCAATTATTACATGTATTTCGGTTCTAAAAAGTTATACCTAAAATGTATATTTATGTAGTTTTATGGTTTATTTTTCATCAAGAATTTGCTATGATGAATTTATATTAAAATTCTGAAAATAATTTGAGGTGTAAATATGAAAGAGAAAATCGTTTTAGCATATTCCGGAGGATTAGATACAAGCGTTGCAGTACAATGGTTAATTGACAAAGGATACGATGTAGTCGCTTGTTGTTTAGATGTAGGAGAAGGTAAAGATTTAGACCTTGTTCATGACAAAGCATTAAAAATGGGTGCTGTAGAATGTCACATCATTGATGCAACAAAAGAATTTAGTGATGATTATGTTAGCTATGCTATTAAAGGGAATTTAATGTATGAAAATGCATATCCATTAGTATCAGCATTATCTCGTCCCCTAATCTCTAAAAAGTTAGTTGAAATTGCTGAAAAAACAAATTCAGTAGGTATTGCTCACGGATGTACAGGTAAAGGTAATGACCAAGTACGTTTCGAAGTTGCTATTAAAGCCCTTAATCCTAACTTAAAAGCATTTGCACCAGTAAGAGAATGGGCATGGAGTCGTGAAGAAGAAATTGATTATGCTATCAAACATAATATTCCAGTTTCTATTAACTATGATTCACCTTATTCCATCGATCAAAATTTATGGGGTAGAGCTAACGAATGCGGTATTTTAGAAGATCCATATGCTGCTCCCCCTGAAGATGCCTTCGATTTAACGAATGCATTAGAAGATACACCTGATGAAGCTGATGAAATTATCCTTTCATTTAAAAATGGTGTACCTGTTCAAGTTGATGGTAAAGATTACAATTTAGATGACTTAATCCTTTATTTAAATGAATTAGCTGGTAAACATGGTATTGGTAGAATTGACCATGTTGAAAATAGATTAGTAGGTATTAAATCAAGAGAAATCTATGAAACACCAGGTGCGGAAGTCATCTTAAAAGCACATAAAGCATTAGAAACAATTACGCTTACTAAAGACGTGGCACACTTCAAACCAGTCATTGAAAAGCAATTTTCTGAACAAGTGTACAATGGTTTATGGTTCTCACCATTGACTGATAGCCTTAAACAATTTATAGACAGTACACAACAATATGTTGAAGGTGACGTAAGAGTTAAATTATTCAAAGGCAATGCGATTGTAAACGGCAGAAAATCACCATATACACTATATGATGAAAAACTTGCGACTTATACTAAAGAAGATGCCTTTAATCAAGAAGCTGCAGTAGGATTTATCGATATTTATGGTTTACCAACACAAGTCAATGCTATGTTACATGGAGGCTATAGTAATGAGTAATAAAGCTTGGGGAGGCAGATTTGAAGCACAACCAGAAGAATGGGTTGATGAATTTAATGCTTCAATTGATTTCGATCAAAATCTAATCGATCAAGATGTACAAGGCAGTATTGCACATGCTACAATGCTCGCTAATCAAAATATTATTAGTCAAGATGAAGCCCATACAATTATCGAAGGGCTAAAAGCAATACAAAAAGACGTACATCAAAATAAAATCGAATTCAAAGCGTCATTAGAAGATATTCATTTAAATATTGAACATGAACTGATTCAACGTGTTGGTGAAGCTGGGGGTAAACTTCACACAGGAAGAAGTAGAAATGACCAAGTAGCTACAGATATGCATTTATATACTAAAGAAGAAGTAAGTGGCATTATTGAATTAATTAAATCATTACAACAAACAATACTGACAATTGCTAACCAACATGTCGATACGATTATGCCAGGTTATACGCACTTGCAACGTGCACAGCCTATTTCATTTGCACATCACATTATGACTTACTTTTGGATGTTAGAACGTGATAAATCACGTTTCCAAGATAGTATGAAAAGAATCGATATCTCCCCTCTTGGTGCAGCAGCATTAAGTGGGACAACACATCCTATTGATCGTCATGAAACACAAGAATTACTCAATTTTAGTGCAGTTTATGAAAATAGTTTGGACGCAGTAAGTGACCGTGACTATATTGTTGAAACTTTGCATAATATCTCATTAACTATGGTTCATTTATCAAGATTTTCTGAAGAAATTATCTTTTGGTCTACAGATGAAGCTAAATTCATTACTTTATCTGATGCCTTTTCTACAGGGTCATCCATCATGCCTCAAAAGAAAAATCCTGATATGGCTGAATTGATTAGAGGTAAAGTTGGACGTACCACAGGACATTTAATGAGTATGTTAGTAACACTCAAAGGATTACCATTAGCTTATAACAAGGATATGCAAGAAGATAAAGAAGGCTTATTTGATGCGATTCATACCATTAAAGGTTCATTAAAAATATTTGAAGGTATGCTAGATACTATGACGGTAAATACCAACCGTTTAAATGAAACAGTTACTAAAGATTTTTCAAATGCTACTGAATTAGCAGATTATCTAGTAAGTAAGAACGTTCCATTTAGAACAGCACATGAAATTGTTGGAAAAATCGTCTTAGATTGTATTAATAAAGGTATTTATTTACTTGATGTACCTTTAGAAGATTATCAATCACATCATGAAAGTATCGAAGCTGATATTTATGACTTTTTAAAGCCTGAAAATTGTTTAAAACGTCGTAAAAGTTATGGTTCAACAGGTCAAGATGCTGTTAAACACCAATTATCAGTTGCACAACAATTAATAAATTCATAATATATTTAGCAAGGAGAGACAAATTGTCTCTCCTTGTTTTTCTCTCCAATCCTCTCCTCTTCCAACATAAAACCTAAAACAACTGTTTTAAATTATAATTATATTGCCTGTCAACTTATAGTATAATAATCAAGTATTCAAAAATTATTAGAAAGGGCAATCTATGTTTAAACATCCCAAAACTACTTTATTTTTATTATTTTTTATATTTTTGTCTTTCATTGGTCTGTTTATTTATACTTACTTCCAAAACACTCGTGTTAAATCTGAACAGTTCAATAACAAAGCCAGTCAACATTCAAAATGGCATACCAATCCCACACAAGAAACATTTGTAACAATTGCACATAGAGGCGCGAGTGGTTATGCGCCTGAACATACACTTAATGCCTATGATAAAAGTCATCATGATATTGGCGCCTCATACATAGAGATTGATTTACAAAGAACAAAAGACGGCCAACTCATAGCGATGCATGATGATTCAGTTGATCGAACTACTAATGGTCATGGCAAAATCAAAGATTTAACGCTAGCACAAATTAAAGAACTAAACGCTGGTGAATGGTTTAATCAATTACATCCTGAAAAGGCTAAACCAGAATATCAAAATGCCAAAGTACCAACCTTAGATGAAATACTGTCAAGATATGGTAAACATGCAAATTATTACATCGAAACAAAATCACCTAATGTTTATCCAGGTATGGAAGATCAACTTTTACAAACACTTCAAAAACATGATTTATTAAATAAAACCTCTTTAAAAAATGGTCATGTTATGATTCAATCCTTTTCTGAAGATAGTCTGTTAAAAATCCATCATCAAAATAAGTCTATTCCGTTAGTTAGATTATTAAAAAAACACCAATTACAACAAATGACAGATAAAGACTTAAAATATATTCGCAAATACGCAACAGGCATTAGTCCAGAATATACTGACTTAAATGAATCTAACACTGTTCATTTAAAAGATTTAGGTTTTATCGTACATCCTTTTACTGTAGATAAAAGTGCTGATATGAAACGATTAAATCGTTATGGTGTCGACGGTGTCTTCACCAACTATGCAGATAAATATAAACGTATTTCACATTAAGATAAATGCATATCATAAAGCATAACTACTCAATATTTTTAAAACTTCAACAATGTAAATGGTTTGTTAATTATTAATATATTTTGAAATGAATATTAAGTTCTTTATAGTTGTTTAATTATTCAGTAAATTCTATTTCTCATATTTAAAAATATTGCCATGATAGTAGTAACACTCAAATTGAAAGGATGTTATTACTTTGAAATTAAATAAATGGGTATCTGTTGGAGTTGCAACAATCACTTTATCTATGCTAAGTGTCAGTACACCAGCACTTGCAAGCGGAGATGGTCAATCAACACAAACATCAGATTCAACTGAAAATCAAACACAAACTCAAACATCTAATCATACTAATCAAAGTCATTCGCAATGGCAGAAAAATTTAACTGGTGAAGCTCACACGACAATTGCTCATAGAGGTGCAAGTGGTTATGCTCCTGAGCATACATTTAATGCCTATGATAAAAGTCATAAAGAATTAGGAGCGTCATACATAGAAATTGATTTACAAAGAACGAAAGATGGTCATCTCGTTGCCATGCATGATGAAACCGTTGATCGTACTACTAATGGACATGGACGAGTTGAAGATTATACATTAGCAGAGTTAAAGAAACTCGATGCTGGTAGTTGGTTTAACAAACAACATCCTGACCTTGCTAAATCAGAATATAACAATGCAAAGGTCCCTACTTTGGATGAAATTTTAAGTCGTTACGGTAAAAACGCTAATTATTATATCGAAACAAAATCTCCTGATGTTTATCCAGGTATGGAAAATCAATTAATTCAAAGTTTAAACAAACATGGTATGTTGACTGATCAATCACTTAAAAATGGTCATGTCATTGTTCAATCTTTTTCTGAACCTAGTCTACAAAAAATGAAACAATTAAATCCTAATATTCCTTTAATTCGTTTATTAGATAAAGGCGAGTTACCTTTCCAAAGTGAAGCAGATTTAAAACGTATTAAGTCTTATGCAGTTGGTGTAGGGCCTGAATATACAGATTTAAATGAAAAAAATACTAAGCATTTAAAAGATTTAGGATTCCTAATACATCCATTTACTGTTAATGAAGAAGCAGATATGCAACGTTTGAATGACTATGGCATTGATGGTGTATTTACCAACTATGCAGATAAATACAAAAATTTAAACCAAAAATAGCAATACTTATAAATCATTGTGTATACTAACGTTAGATTCATACTTTTAACTTAAGGGTTGTGAAAACATGGCAACATCTGAAAATATACTCAATCGATTTATGCAATACATGAATGAAGATCATATTACGACTCGTAAAATGATGGGAGAATATATCATATACTATGATAAATGTGTAGTTGGTGGATTATACGATAACCGATTATTGATTAAAACGACACCTTCTTCGTCAGAAATATTGAATGATTGTGAATTGGTTGTGCCCTATCCAAATGCCAAACCAATGATTCATTATCTAAATATTGAAGACAGTGAAACTATTTTAAAAGTCTTGCAACAAGTTAAAAATGATTTAAATTAAACAAAAAACATTCACTCAACAATTTCTGAGTGAATGTTTTTATTTTATATGAAAGTAGGTTTAACCGATATTAATAAAGGCTGTTATGCCCATCCACGAT
The DNA window shown above is from Staphylococcus sp. M0911 and carries:
- the argH gene encoding argininosuccinate lyase encodes the protein MSNKAWGGRFEAQPEEWVDEFNASIDFDQNLIDQDVQGSIAHATMLANQNIISQDEAHTIIEGLKAIQKDVHQNKIEFKASLEDIHLNIEHELIQRVGEAGGKLHTGRSRNDQVATDMHLYTKEEVSGIIELIKSLQQTILTIANQHVDTIMPGYTHLQRAQPISFAHHIMTYFWMLERDKSRFQDSMKRIDISPLGAAALSGTTHPIDRHETQELLNFSAVYENSLDAVSDRDYIVETLHNISLTMVHLSRFSEEIIFWSTDEAKFITLSDAFSTGSSIMPQKKNPDMAELIRGKVGRTTGHLMSMLVTLKGLPLAYNKDMQEDKEGLFDAIHTIKGSLKIFEGMLDTMTVNTNRLNETVTKDFSNATELADYLVSKNVPFRTAHEIVGKIVLDCINKGIYLLDVPLEDYQSHHESIEADIYDFLKPENCLKRRKSYGSTGQDAVKHQLSVAQQLINS
- a CDS encoding glycerophosphodiester phosphodiesterase — protein: MFKHPKTTLFLLFFIFLSFIGLFIYTYFQNTRVKSEQFNNKASQHSKWHTNPTQETFVTIAHRGASGYAPEHTLNAYDKSHHDIGASYIEIDLQRTKDGQLIAMHDDSVDRTTNGHGKIKDLTLAQIKELNAGEWFNQLHPEKAKPEYQNAKVPTLDEILSRYGKHANYYIETKSPNVYPGMEDQLLQTLQKHDLLNKTSLKNGHVMIQSFSEDSLLKIHHQNKSIPLVRLLKKHQLQQMTDKDLKYIRKYATGISPEYTDLNESNTVHLKDLGFIVHPFTVDKSADMKRLNRYGVDGVFTNYADKYKRISH
- a CDS encoding glycerophosphodiester phosphodiesterase — encoded protein: MLSVSTPALASGDGQSTQTSDSTENQTQTQTSNHTNQSHSQWQKNLTGEAHTTIAHRGASGYAPEHTFNAYDKSHKELGASYIEIDLQRTKDGHLVAMHDETVDRTTNGHGRVEDYTLAELKKLDAGSWFNKQHPDLAKSEYNNAKVPTLDEILSRYGKNANYYIETKSPDVYPGMENQLIQSLNKHGMLTDQSLKNGHVIVQSFSEPSLQKMKQLNPNIPLIRLLDKGELPFQSEADLKRIKSYAVGVGPEYTDLNEKNTKHLKDLGFLIHPFTVNEEADMQRLNDYGIDGVFTNYADKYKNLNQK
- a CDS encoding TfoX/Sxy family protein, coding for MATSENILNRFMQYMNEDHITTRKMMGEYIIYYDKCVVGGLYDNRLLIKTTPSSSEILNDCELVVPYPNAKPMIHYLNIEDSETILKVLQQVKNDLN